A stretch of the Desulfobacter sp. genome encodes the following:
- a CDS encoding HAD-IIB family hydrolase produces the protein MFIMDFDGILLTDEKKIDPGDLSTLARLRAENIINVIPTGRSFFSFQRALDQMGLSPADQDVDYLIFSTGAGIHDLNQDRLILSHAIQSQEVRKIITYFDGLELDYMVHKAIPDTASYLFKSHGSSNPDFFHRIQLYPSLGSPLEEKTDLFDHATQVLAILPEGAARERIEKFQSDLSGFSVIHATSPLDHKSAWVEVFHKNVSKSRAAQWLATRLGICRKKVIPVGNDYNDQDLLEWSGRGFLVDNGPENMNKKFPLVGSNNHGGVSQAARDAGFLV, from the coding sequence ATGTTTATAATGGATTTTGACGGTATCCTGCTCACCGATGAAAAGAAAATAGATCCAGGCGACCTTTCCACCCTGGCAAGGCTTAGGGCTGAAAATATTATCAATGTTATTCCAACGGGCCGCAGTTTTTTTTCCTTTCAAAGGGCCCTGGATCAGATGGGCCTTTCCCCGGCCGACCAGGACGTGGATTATCTGATCTTTTCAACCGGTGCCGGGATTCATGACCTGAACCAGGACCGCCTGATTCTTTCCCATGCCATCCAGAGTCAGGAGGTCAGAAAAATCATAACTTATTTTGACGGGCTTGAATTGGACTATATGGTGCACAAGGCCATTCCTGATACCGCTTCTTATTTGTTCAAATCCCATGGAAGTTCCAATCCGGATTTTTTTCACAGAATTCAATTATACCCCTCATTGGGCAGCCCCCTTGAGGAAAAAACAGACCTTTTTGATCATGCCACCCAAGTGCTGGCCATTTTGCCGGAAGGAGCAGCCCGGGAAAGAATTGAAAAATTTCAATCGGATCTGTCCGGGTTCAGCGTTATCCATGCCACCTCTCCTCTGGATCACAAGTCGGCATGGGTGGAGGTCTTTCATAAAAATGTATCCAAAAGCCGGGCCGCCCAGTGGCTTGCCACCCGACTGGGAATCTGTCGAAAAAAGGTGATTCCCGTGGGAAACGACTATAATGATCAAGATCTTCTTGAATGGTCGGGAAGGGGGTTTTTGGTGGATAATGGCCCGGAGAACATGAACAAAAAGTTCCCCTTGGTGGGATCAAATAATCATGGCGGCGTCAGCCAGGCCGCCCGGGATGCCGGTTTTTTGGTTTAG